A stretch of Sebastes fasciatus isolate fSebFas1 chromosome 19, fSebFas1.pri, whole genome shotgun sequence DNA encodes these proteins:
- the rpl28 gene encoding large ribosomal subunit protein eL28 — MSAHLQWMVIRNCSSFLIKRNGQTYSTEPNNLKSRNSFRFNGLVHKKTVGVQPAADGKGVVVVLKKRAGQHKPASSYEKITINKNSRATLNSLRHIIRKNKYRKDLRMAALRRASAILKSQKPVVVKKKRTRAAKTA, encoded by the exons ATGTCTGCCCATTTACAGTGGATGGTCATCAGGAACTGCTCCAGCTTCCTCATCAAGAGGAACGGACAGACCTACAGCACT GAGCCCAACAACCTGAAGTCAAGGAACTCCTTCCGCTTCAATGGTTTGGTGCACAAGAAGACTGTAGGTGTGCAGCCCGCTGCCGATGGCAAGGGAGTCGTCGTCGTGCTGAAGAAGCGTGCAG GCCAGCACAAGCCTGCCAGCTCTTACGAGAAGATCACCATCAACAAGAACTCTCGCGCAACCCTCAACAGCCTGAGGCACATCATTCGCAAGAACAAGTACAGGAAGGACCTGCGCATG GCTGCCCTGCGTCGTGCCAGTGCCATTCTGAAGAGCCAGAAGCCTGTTGTGGTCAAGAAGAAGCGCACCAGGGCTGCCaagacagcataa
- the pdcl gene encoding phosducin-like protein isoform X1: MTTLDDRILGEKLQYYYSSSEDEGSENEDEDGENKTIRDGTVNEPEIDYSADGSAVNTGPKGVINDWRKFKQLEVEQKQEQKREMERLIKKLSMTCRSDLDLEKDKEKQKELADKIKGKMTMQEYNMLQEEEDDEDFLQHYRMQRIEEMRRQFCRGKRFAQVYELISGEDFLEALDEEDQSTLVMIHIYEVDIPGCEAMSGSLMCLAQEYPLVKFCSVRSSAISTSALFRDSALPALLVYKGGDLIGNFVRVTDQLGEDFFAVDVEALLQEYGLLPDKAPMVSKTIRNGAIVQNTVMSDDDSDLDID; encoded by the exons ATGACGACTCTGGATGACAGAATTCTGGGAGAGAAgctgcagtactactacagcaGTAGTGAGGATGAAGGCAGCGAAAACGAGGATGAGGATGGGGAGAACAAGACCATCCGGGACGGTACCGTCAATGAGCCTGAGATAGACTACAGCGCTGACGGAAGTGCTGTCAACACAG GACCAAAGGGTGTCATCAATGACTGGAGGAAGTTCAAGCAGCTGGAGGTGGAGCAGAAACaagagcagaagagagagatggaaagacTGATCAAGAAGCTGTCGATGACCTGCCGCTCTGACCTTGACCtggaaaaagacaaagagaaacagaaagagctGGCTGACAAAATCAAAGGCAAA ATGACCATGCAAGAGTACAACATGCTCCAGGAAGAAGAGGACGACGAAGACTTCCTCCAGCATTACCGTATGCAGCGCATCGAAGAGATGCGCCGCCAGTTCTGCCGCGGCAAACGCTTTGCGCAGGTCTACGAGCTTATCAGCGGAGAGGACTTCCTGGAGGCTTTGGACGAGGAGGATCAAAGCACACTGGTCATGATCCACATCTACGAGGTCGACATCCCGGGCTGCGAGGCCATGAGCGGCAGCCTGATGTGTCTGGCTCAGGAATACCCGCTGGTGAAGTTCTGCAGCGTGCGCAGCTCGGCCATCAGCACCAGCGCACTGTTCAGAGACAGTGCTCTGCCCGctctgctggtttacaaaggaGGGGACCTGATCGGCAACTTCGTGCGGGTCACAGACCAGCTCGGGGAAGACTTCTTCGCCGTAGACGTGGAGGCGCTGCTGCAGGAGTACGGCCTGCTGCCGGACAAGGCCCCCATGGTCTCGAAGACGATTCGCAACGGAGCCATCGTACAGAACACTGTGATGAGCGATGATGACTCTGACCTTGATATCGACTAG